The following are encoded together in the Streptomyces sp. NBC_00341 genome:
- the arfB gene encoding alternative ribosome rescue aminoacyl-tRNA hydrolase ArfB: protein MGVMSGPYVIRGAVSLPEAELMWRFSRSSGPGGQHVNTTDSQVELRFDLAATESLPEVWKERALERLEGRLVNGVVSVRSSEHRSQWRNRETAAVRLTSLLAEATAPPPKPRRKRKIPRGINERRLREKKQRGDTKRGRSGRDW from the coding sequence ATGGGTGTCATGTCCGGGCCCTATGTCATCCGCGGTGCGGTCTCCCTGCCGGAGGCCGAGCTCATGTGGCGTTTCTCGCGGTCCTCCGGGCCCGGCGGGCAGCACGTCAACACCACCGACTCCCAGGTCGAGCTCCGCTTCGACCTCGCGGCGACCGAGTCGCTGCCGGAGGTGTGGAAGGAGCGCGCCCTGGAGCGGCTGGAGGGCCGGCTGGTCAACGGGGTGGTGTCGGTCCGCTCCTCCGAGCACCGCTCGCAGTGGCGCAACCGCGAGACGGCCGCCGTACGGCTCACCTCCCTGCTGGCGGAGGCCACGGCGCCGCCCCCCAAGCCGCGCCGCAAGCGCAAGATCCCGCGCGGCATCAACGAGCGCAGGCTGCGCGAGAAGAAGCAGCGCGGCGACACCAAGCGCGGCCGCTCGGGGCGCGACTGGTAG
- a CDS encoding flavin reductase family protein, giving the protein MSNDEFRGALARLAAGVVLVTAQEPPLDEHGRGEDVGMTATAFMSVSLDPPLVMVSLRNDSRMDDLLAEQPLWAVSVLSESQRHIAGRFAMKGRISDRLLFEDIPYVRGEITGAPLAGGALATLECRTEQRVVAGDHTLVIGRVLSAQLPTQDGGPLTYFRGRYRQLG; this is encoded by the coding sequence GTGAGCAACGACGAGTTCCGTGGTGCCCTTGCCCGACTGGCCGCCGGCGTGGTGCTGGTCACCGCCCAGGAGCCGCCGCTCGACGAGCATGGGCGCGGCGAGGACGTCGGCATGACCGCGACCGCCTTCATGTCCGTCTCGCTGGACCCGCCGCTGGTCATGGTGAGCCTGCGCAACGACTCACGGATGGACGACCTGCTGGCGGAGCAGCCGCTGTGGGCGGTCTCCGTGCTGTCGGAGAGCCAGCGGCACATCGCCGGGCGGTTCGCGATGAAGGGCCGGATCAGCGACCGGCTGCTGTTCGAGGACATCCCCTATGTACGCGGGGAGATCACGGGGGCGCCGCTGGCCGGGGGCGCGCTCGCCACGCTGGAGTGCCGTACGGAGCAGCGCGTCGTGGCGGGTGACCACACGCTGGTGATCGGGCGGGTGCTCAGTGCGCAGCTGCCGACCCAGGACGGCGGCCCGCTGACGTACTTCCGGGGGCGCTACCGGCAGCTGGGCTGA
- the cdgB gene encoding diguanylate cyclase CdgB — MEAESEPYVRLATMRQLHQAVADLNTARSLADTLQTVADGIVAGLGYELACVNLVRPDGDLVVAAFAGNSAAEALITGRVGSRTSWERRLAMGEIWDELRFIPHTDGWVLLDDDVPQWHTEGPEPRFEDEWHPQDRLYAPMYASGGGSDLLGVISVDRPRNGRHPGAWGREALQMYASQSAIAISNARLRANMQRALVRLEREQQALRASEESFRQAFEYAPSGMAIAEMGGDQHGRLLRTNDALCRLLGRPASVLRRYSFADLVHPEDIGTLLRTSAEGGRAELRLGRRDGTYLWVSLRNSVVADTADGPRFLLTHVEDIEERKRHELNLAHRASHDALTGLPNSAELRSRLSARLCERPHAMASTDVQALDAAYGDVDEARLHGFPADGFDAGTAVGPYDHHVHSVAPDTGQDDGSKGLAVLFCDLDGFKSINDRFGHHTGDAVLIEVARRLTTCVRDGDTVARLGGDEFVVLADGLGSADAADLAVRLRNAIIPPIRVDGRAVRVGASFGIGWASCGMTAEEVLRSADQRMYVEKRSRSKVHRRAG, encoded by the coding sequence ATGGAGGCCGAGTCGGAGCCGTACGTCCGTCTTGCGACGATGCGGCAGCTGCACCAGGCCGTGGCCGATCTCAACACGGCGCGGAGCCTGGCCGACACGCTGCAGACCGTGGCCGACGGAATCGTCGCCGGGCTCGGCTACGAGCTGGCCTGCGTCAACCTCGTCCGTCCCGACGGTGACCTCGTCGTCGCCGCCTTCGCCGGGAACAGCGCCGCGGAGGCCCTGATCACCGGACGCGTCGGCTCCCGCACCTCCTGGGAGCGCCGGCTCGCCATGGGCGAGATATGGGACGAGCTCCGCTTCATACCGCACACCGACGGCTGGGTCCTCCTCGACGACGACGTCCCGCAGTGGCACACCGAGGGCCCCGAGCCCCGCTTCGAGGACGAGTGGCACCCCCAGGACCGGCTCTACGCCCCGATGTACGCCTCCGGCGGCGGCTCCGACCTCCTCGGCGTCATATCCGTCGACCGCCCCCGCAACGGCCGCCACCCCGGCGCCTGGGGCCGCGAGGCCCTCCAGATGTACGCCTCCCAGTCGGCCATCGCCATCAGCAACGCCAGGCTCCGGGCCAACATGCAGCGCGCCCTGGTCCGCCTGGAGCGGGAACAGCAGGCGCTGCGGGCCAGCGAGGAGTCCTTCCGCCAGGCCTTCGAGTACGCCCCCAGCGGCATGGCCATCGCAGAGATGGGCGGCGACCAGCACGGCCGGCTGCTGCGCACCAACGACGCCCTGTGCCGGCTGCTCGGCCGCCCCGCCTCCGTCCTGCGCCGCTACTCCTTCGCGGACCTGGTCCACCCCGAGGACATCGGCACCCTGCTCCGCACCTCCGCCGAGGGCGGCCGCGCCGAGCTGCGGCTGGGCCGCCGGGACGGCACCTACCTCTGGGTCTCGCTGCGCAACTCCGTCGTCGCGGACACCGCGGACGGGCCGCGCTTCCTGCTCACCCACGTCGAGGACATAGAGGAGCGCAAGCGCCACGAGCTGAACCTCGCGCACCGCGCCTCGCACGACGCGCTCACCGGCCTGCCCAACAGCGCCGAGCTGCGCTCCCGGCTCAGCGCCCGGCTCTGCGAGCGCCCGCACGCGATGGCGTCCACCGACGTACAGGCGCTGGACGCGGCGTACGGCGATGTGGACGAGGCCCGGCTGCACGGCTTCCCCGCCGACGGCTTCGACGCCGGGACGGCCGTCGGCCCGTACGACCACCATGTGCATTCCGTCGCACCCGACACCGGGCAGGACGACGGCTCGAAGGGCCTCGCGGTCCTCTTCTGCGACCTGGACGGCTTCAAGTCGATCAACGACCGCTTCGGCCACCACACGGGTGACGCGGTCCTCATCGAGGTCGCCCGCCGGCTCACCACCTGTGTCCGCGACGGCGACACCGTCGCCCGGCTCGGGGGTGACGAATTCGTCGTGCTCGCGGACGGGCTGGGCTCGGCGGACGCCGCGGACCTGGCCGTACGCCTTCGTAACGCCATTATTCCGCCCATTCGGGTCGACGGCCGGGCGGTCCGCGTCGGGGCGAGTTTCGGCATCGGCTGGGCCTCCTGCGGCATGACCGCGGAGGAAGTGCTGCGCTCCGCCGACCAGCGGATGTACGTCGAGAAGCGGTCCCGCTCGAAGGTTCACCGCAGGGCCGGCTGA
- a CDS encoding CBM35 domain-containing protein, with protein MAGNNGASTPEDDDPFGYLYEDGRAAGAQPPGQGGQGGYGYPGPAAQRGVPRTSYNQVRTVGERQYGQQVPQQGAYGYPPQAQNNAQYGQQQGQYAQPQGQYGQPNAQYAAPETYPGAPTSQVPHQGGRGNGGGPGKGGPNTKGLLIGAIAVVAVVLIGIGAALMTGDGDKDKKNDDAASSSSGVAGEVEESPKPQQSKSSEAPPELPKQDAVSLKLGGTAAVEKSVKGAEGPGGAYVSGFNAVGSSVTWQAAMEKAGAYRLTVRYAIPGKDANATLTVNGKPNSQPIGLKDFVHSSDPNWEKNWQTTWAPVDLVKGENEISISCQDGNQCDVILDWLEVTPANG; from the coding sequence ATGGCCGGGAACAACGGCGCGAGCACACCCGAGGACGACGACCCGTTCGGCTACCTCTACGAGGACGGGCGGGCGGCCGGCGCGCAGCCGCCCGGTCAGGGTGGGCAGGGGGGCTACGGCTATCCGGGTCCCGCCGCGCAGCGCGGCGTGCCGCGTACCTCGTACAACCAGGTGCGTACCGTCGGTGAGCGCCAGTACGGGCAGCAGGTGCCGCAGCAGGGGGCCTACGGCTACCCGCCGCAGGCGCAGAACAACGCCCAGTACGGGCAGCAGCAGGGCCAGTACGCACAGCCGCAGGGCCAGTACGGGCAGCCGAACGCGCAGTACGCGGCCCCGGAGACGTACCCCGGCGCCCCGACCTCGCAGGTCCCGCACCAGGGCGGCCGGGGCAACGGCGGCGGTCCCGGCAAGGGCGGTCCCAACACCAAGGGCCTGCTGATCGGTGCGATCGCGGTCGTCGCGGTCGTGCTCATCGGCATCGGCGCCGCCCTGATGACGGGCGACGGCGACAAGGACAAGAAGAACGACGACGCGGCGTCCTCCTCCTCCGGCGTGGCCGGTGAGGTCGAGGAGTCGCCGAAGCCGCAGCAGTCCAAGAGCTCCGAGGCGCCTCCGGAGCTCCCGAAGCAGGACGCGGTGTCGCTCAAGCTCGGCGGCACGGCGGCCGTGGAGAAGAGCGTCAAGGGCGCCGAGGGCCCCGGCGGCGCCTATGTTTCCGGTTTCAACGCGGTCGGATCCTCCGTGACGTGGCAGGCCGCGATGGAGAAGGCCGGTGCGTACCGTCTGACGGTGCGCTACGCGATCCCCGGCAAGGACGCCAACGCAACGTTGACGGTCAACGGGAAGCCGAACTCGCAGCCGATCGGGCTCAAGGACTTCGTCCATTCCTCGGACCCGAACTGGGAGAAGAACTGGCAGACCACCTGGGCGCCCGTCGACCTCGTCAAGGGTGAGAACGAGATCAGCATTTCGTGCCAGGACGGCAACCAGTGCGACGTGATCCTGGATTGGCTGGAGGTCACGCCGGCGAATGGTTAG
- a CDS encoding class II fructose-bisphosphate aldolase produces MPLVSTGELVSAAQAQGRGIAAFNVITLEHAEAIATGAERAGAPAILQISENAVKFHGGRLSAIAAAAAAVARTSAVPLALHLDHVESVELLHQAHDEGFGSVMFDASKLTYAENVRTTAEAVAWGHERGIWIEAELGKVGGKEGEAPLDAHAPGVRTDPAEAAAYVAATGVDALAVAVGSSHAMTERTAALDHELIGRLRDAVPVPLVLHGSSGVPDEEIRQAVAASGMVKINVGTALNTAFTGAVRSYLAENTTGVDPRKYIAPGREAMAATVAGFLALMG; encoded by the coding sequence ATGCCGCTCGTCAGTACCGGTGAACTCGTCTCCGCCGCCCAGGCCCAGGGACGCGGGATCGCCGCCTTCAACGTCATCACCCTGGAACACGCGGAGGCCATCGCCACCGGCGCGGAGCGGGCCGGGGCCCCCGCCATCCTCCAGATCTCCGAGAACGCCGTGAAGTTCCACGGCGGCCGGCTCTCCGCCATCGCGGCGGCCGCCGCCGCCGTCGCCCGCACCTCCGCCGTCCCGCTCGCCCTCCACCTCGACCACGTCGAGTCCGTGGAGCTGCTGCACCAGGCGCACGACGAGGGCTTCGGCTCCGTCATGTTCGACGCCTCCAAGCTGACGTACGCGGAGAACGTGCGGACCACCGCGGAAGCCGTCGCCTGGGGCCACGAGCGTGGCATCTGGATCGAGGCCGAGCTCGGCAAGGTCGGCGGCAAGGAGGGCGAGGCCCCCCTCGACGCCCACGCCCCCGGCGTCCGCACCGACCCGGCGGAGGCCGCCGCCTACGTCGCCGCGACCGGTGTCGACGCGCTGGCCGTCGCGGTGGGCTCCTCGCACGCCATGACCGAGCGCACCGCCGCCCTGGACCACGAGCTGATCGGCCGGCTGCGCGACGCCGTCCCCGTCCCGCTGGTGCTGCACGGCTCCAGCGGCGTCCCGGACGAAGAGATCCGCCAGGCCGTCGCCGCCTCCGGCATGGTCAAGATCAACGTGGGCACGGCGCTGAACACCGCGTTCACCGGGGCCGTACGGTCCTACCTCGCCGAGAACACCACGGGCGTCGACCCGCGCAAGTACATCGCGCCGGGCCGCGAGGCGATGGCCGCGACGGTCGCCGGCTTCCTGGCCCTGATGGGCTGA
- a CDS encoding 1-phosphofructokinase family hexose kinase, with translation MILTVTLNTALDLTYGVPALVPHASHRVTDLSERPGGKGINVARVLTALGHDSVVTGFAGGATGSVLRQLLADLPAGRASLTDALVPVAGDTRRTLAVVDGTTGDTTQFNEPGPHVTADEWTTFLRSYEKLLTGADAVALCGSLPPGIHVGAYAELIRPARAAGVPVLLDTSGEPLRRGIAARPDLIKPNADELAQLTGSREPARATRDARRRGAHTVIASLGPDGMLAVTPDGSWRASPPAAVKGNPTGAGDSAVAGLLSSLVEGLSWPDRLRRAVALSTATVLAPTAGDFDRAAYEELLPRVAIEEHADGAA, from the coding sequence GTGATCCTCACGGTCACGCTGAACACGGCACTCGACCTGACGTACGGCGTTCCCGCCCTCGTCCCGCACGCCAGCCACCGGGTCACCGATCTCTCCGAGCGGCCCGGCGGCAAGGGCATCAACGTCGCCCGGGTCCTCACCGCCCTCGGCCACGACAGCGTCGTCACCGGCTTCGCGGGCGGCGCCACCGGCTCCGTACTGCGGCAACTGCTCGCGGACCTCCCGGCCGGCCGGGCGAGCCTCACCGACGCGCTCGTCCCGGTGGCCGGCGACACCCGCCGCACCCTGGCCGTCGTCGACGGGACCACCGGCGACACCACCCAGTTCAACGAACCGGGCCCGCACGTCACCGCCGACGAGTGGACCACCTTCCTCCGCAGTTACGAGAAGCTGCTCACCGGCGCCGACGCGGTCGCCCTGTGCGGCAGCCTGCCCCCCGGCATCCACGTCGGCGCCTACGCCGAACTGATCCGGCCGGCCCGCGCCGCCGGCGTCCCGGTCCTCCTGGACACCAGCGGCGAACCGCTGCGCCGGGGCATCGCCGCCCGCCCCGACCTCATCAAGCCGAACGCCGACGAGCTCGCCCAGCTCACCGGCTCCCGCGAACCCGCCCGCGCCACCCGCGACGCCCGCCGCCGCGGCGCGCACACGGTGATCGCCTCACTGGGCCCGGACGGCATGCTGGCGGTCACCCCCGACGGCAGCTGGCGGGCGTCCCCGCCGGCCGCGGTCAAGGGCAACCCGACCGGGGCCGGCGACTCCGCGGTGGCCGGACTGCTCTCCTCCCTCGTCGAGGGCCTGAGCTGGCCGGACCGGCTGCGACGGGCGGTGGCACTGTCGACGGCGACCGTGCTGGCCCCCACCGCGGGTGACTTCGACCGCGCGGCCTACGAGGAGCTGCTGCCGCGCGTCGCCATCGAGGAACACGCAGACGGAGCGGCCTGA
- the nagA gene encoding N-acetylglucosamine-6-phosphate deacetylase codes for MAGRADSTVLAGARVVLPTGTVENGRVVIEGTRIADGPAPDAPSLDLSGHWIVPGFVDMHNHGGGGGSFTSGTVEDVLTGVRTHREHGTTTLVASTVTGEMDFLAGRAGILSELVEQGELAGIHFEGPFISPCRKGAHSEGLLRHPDPAEVRKLMDAARGTAKMFTLATELPGGIESVRLLAEHGVIAAIGHTDATYEQTVEAIDAGATVATHLFNAMPPLGHRAPGPIAALLEDERITVELINDGTHLHPAALQLAYHHAGAHRVALITDAMDAAGFGDGQYQLGPLAVEVKDGVARLVEGNSIAGSTLTLDTAFHRAVTVDRIPVGDVVQSISANPARLLGVYDRVGSLEPGKDADLVVLDADFALKGVMRKGEWVVQPVPVAV; via the coding sequence ATGGCCGGACGCGCAGACAGCACAGTTCTCGCAGGTGCCCGGGTGGTACTCCCCACCGGCACCGTCGAGAACGGCAGGGTGGTCATCGAAGGCACCCGCATCGCCGACGGCCCGGCACCGGACGCGCCGAGCCTCGACCTGTCCGGCCACTGGATCGTCCCCGGCTTCGTGGACATGCACAACCACGGCGGCGGCGGCGGCTCCTTCACCTCCGGCACCGTGGAGGACGTCCTCACCGGCGTCCGCACCCACCGCGAGCACGGCACCACCACCCTGGTCGCCTCCACCGTCACCGGCGAGATGGACTTCCTCGCCGGACGGGCCGGCATCCTCTCCGAGCTCGTCGAGCAGGGCGAGCTGGCCGGCATCCACTTCGAGGGCCCCTTCATCTCGCCGTGCCGCAAGGGCGCGCACAGCGAGGGCCTGCTGCGCCACCCGGACCCGGCCGAGGTCCGCAAGCTGATGGACGCCGCCCGGGGCACCGCGAAGATGTTCACGCTCGCCACCGAACTGCCCGGCGGCATCGAGTCCGTACGGCTGCTCGCCGAGCACGGCGTCATCGCCGCGATCGGGCACACCGACGCCACGTACGAGCAGACCGTCGAGGCGATCGACGCGGGCGCCACCGTCGCCACGCACCTCTTCAACGCGATGCCGCCCCTGGGCCACCGCGCGCCCGGCCCGATCGCCGCCCTCCTGGAGGACGAGCGGATCACGGTCGAGCTGATCAACGACGGCACGCACCTGCACCCCGCCGCCCTGCAGCTGGCCTACCACCACGCGGGCGCCCACCGCGTCGCCCTGATCACCGACGCCATGGACGCGGCCGGGTTCGGTGACGGCCAGTACCAGCTGGGCCCGCTCGCCGTCGAGGTCAAGGACGGCGTCGCCCGGCTCGTCGAGGGCAACTCCATCGCCGGCTCCACCCTCACCCTGGACACCGCCTTCCACCGGGCCGTGACCGTCGACCGCATCCCGGTCGGTGACGTGGTCCAGTCGATCTCCGCCAACCCGGCCCGGCTGCTCGGCGTATACGACCGGGTCGGCTCGCTGGAACCGGGCAAGGACGCCGACCTGGTCGTCCTGGACGCCGACTTCGCGCTCAAGGGCGTCATGCGCAAGGGCGAGTGGGTCGTCCAGCCGGTGCCCGTGGCGGTCTGA
- a CDS encoding ROK family protein — protein MKHVIALDVGGTGMKAALVGADGALLYEARRATGRERGPDAVVESILTFAADLRVYGEEHFGESALAAGVAVPGIVDAENGVALYSANLGWSDVPMRRLLGERLGGVPVALGHDVRTGGLAEGRIGAGRGADRFVFIPLGTGIAGAIGIAGSIEAGAHGSAGEIGHIVIRPDGPDCSCGQRGCLETLASAAAVSRAWAAASGDPKADAADCAKAVESGDPAALAVWHDAVDALAAGLVTALTLLDPRTLIIGGGLAEAGETLFTPLRAAVEERVTFQKLPHIVPAALGDTAGCLGAGLLAWDLLSTEVSA, from the coding sequence GTGAAACACGTCATCGCCCTCGATGTGGGCGGCACCGGAATGAAGGCCGCACTGGTCGGGGCCGATGGCGCCCTGCTCTACGAGGCACGGCGCGCGACCGGCAGAGAGCGCGGACCCGACGCGGTCGTGGAGTCGATCCTCACCTTCGCGGCGGATCTGCGCGTGTACGGCGAGGAGCACTTCGGCGAGAGCGCTCTCGCCGCCGGTGTCGCCGTACCCGGCATCGTCGACGCCGAGAACGGCGTCGCGCTCTACTCCGCCAACCTGGGCTGGAGCGACGTCCCCATGCGCCGGCTGCTCGGTGAGCGGCTCGGCGGCGTCCCGGTCGCCCTCGGCCACGACGTCAGGACCGGCGGACTCGCGGAGGGCCGGATCGGGGCGGGCCGGGGCGCCGACCGCTTCGTCTTCATCCCGCTGGGCACCGGGATCGCCGGGGCCATCGGCATCGCCGGCTCCATCGAGGCCGGCGCCCACGGCTCGGCCGGCGAGATCGGCCACATCGTGATCCGCCCGGACGGCCCGGACTGCAGCTGCGGCCAGCGCGGCTGCCTGGAGACGCTCGCCTCGGCGGCCGCCGTCAGCCGCGCCTGGGCCGCCGCGTCCGGCGACCCGAAGGCCGACGCGGCGGACTGCGCCAAGGCCGTGGAGTCGGGCGACCCGGCGGCCCTCGCGGTCTGGCACGACGCCGTGGACGCCCTCGCCGCCGGGCTCGTCACCGCGCTCACCCTGCTGGACCCCCGCACGCTCATCATCGGTGGCGGTCTCGCCGAGGCGGGGGAAACCTTGTTCACACCACTCCGTGCGGCCGTCGAGGAACGCGTCACGTTCCAGAAGCTGCCCCACATCGTCCCCGCGGCTCTCGGGGACACCGCCGGATGCCTGGGCGCAGGGCTGCTCGCCTGGGATCTTCTCTCCACGGAGGTATCCGCCTGA
- a CDS encoding SIS domain-containing protein: MSRTASEIATQPSCWRRAAEAGAVAEGLPRPGERVAVTGCGTSWFMAIAYAALREAAGQGETDAYASSEFPAGRSYDRVVAITRSGTTSEVLALLAELRGKTPTVALTADPKTPVMDAADTVAVLDWADEESVVQTRFATTALAFLRAGLEASGPLPAGVKTVAEAAVDAELAVTEPLDEAVVSAEQWTFLGRGWTYGLAQEAGLKMREAAGAWTESYPAMEYRHGPIAITGPNRVAWVFGALPEGLAGEVAGVGGTLVARTAADPMADLIRAQRLAVALAESKGYDPDHPRNLSRSVILPG, translated from the coding sequence ATGTCCCGTACCGCATCAGAAATTGCCACCCAGCCCAGCTGCTGGCGGCGTGCCGCAGAGGCGGGCGCGGTGGCCGAGGGGCTGCCGCGTCCGGGCGAGCGGGTCGCCGTCACCGGCTGCGGCACCTCCTGGTTCATGGCCATCGCCTACGCCGCGCTGCGCGAGGCGGCCGGGCAGGGCGAGACGGACGCGTACGCCTCCTCGGAGTTCCCGGCCGGGCGGTCCTACGACCGGGTCGTGGCCATCACCCGCTCCGGCACCACGAGCGAGGTGCTGGCGCTCCTGGCCGAGCTGCGCGGGAAGACGCCGACGGTCGCGCTGACCGCCGACCCCAAGACACCGGTGATGGACGCCGCCGACACGGTGGCGGTCCTGGACTGGGCCGACGAGGAGTCGGTCGTGCAGACCCGGTTCGCCACCACCGCGCTCGCCTTCCTGCGGGCCGGCCTCGAAGCGTCCGGGCCGCTCCCGGCGGGCGTGAAGACGGTGGCCGAGGCCGCCGTGGACGCGGAGCTGGCGGTGACGGAGCCGCTGGACGAGGCGGTGGTCTCGGCCGAGCAGTGGACGTTCCTGGGGCGCGGCTGGACCTACGGGCTGGCGCAGGAGGCCGGGCTGAAGATGCGCGAGGCGGCGGGCGCCTGGACGGAGTCCTACCCGGCGATGGAGTACCGGCACGGCCCGATCGCGATCACCGGCCCCAACCGGGTGGCCTGGGTGTTCGGCGCCCTGCCAGAGGGGCTGGCGGGCGAGGTCGCGGGGGTCGGCGGGACGCTCGTGGCGCGCACCGCCGCCGACCCGATGGCCGATCTGATCCGGGCCCAGCGGCTGGCGGTGGCGCTCGCGGAGTCGAAGGGCTACGACCCGGACCACCCGCGCAATCTGTCGCGCAGCGTGATCCTGCCGGGCTGA
- a CDS encoding extracellular solute-binding protein — translation MTVALSGCGGGSGGGDVTLKLVAADYGTGEANKSDKYWDGVARSFEASHPGIKVDVTVLPWTDIDRKVAEMVKAGKAPDIAQIGAYADYAKAGKLYSADQMLSVRTQANFLPVLADAGRVSQIQYGLPFVASTRLLFYNKKLFGQAGLDAPKTWSDIAGDAAALKQRGVKFPFALPLGQEESQAETLMWLLSGGGGYTDDVGSYNIDSEENIKTFDWLKSNLVDKGLVGPVAPGKLNRAKAFAAFTDGDVGMLNGHPTLMQEAQKKGVDVGMVPLPGITGPSTSSMGVADWIMGFKQNGHRVETGKFFDFMFSDKNVIDFADTYDMLPVTDSASAAMEADPKYKPLYKFLDALPNAQLYPFGKTSWAQASESIKKNIGEAVEPGAKPESVLGRIAQESTAAESAE, via the coding sequence ATGACGGTGGCGCTGTCGGGCTGCGGCGGCGGGAGTGGCGGGGGAGACGTCACGCTGAAGCTGGTCGCGGCCGATTACGGCACCGGCGAGGCGAACAAGTCGGACAAGTACTGGGACGGTGTCGCCCGGAGCTTCGAGGCGTCCCACCCCGGCATCAAGGTCGACGTGACCGTCCTGCCGTGGACGGACATCGACCGCAAGGTCGCGGAGATGGTGAAGGCCGGAAAGGCCCCCGACATCGCGCAGATCGGCGCGTACGCGGACTACGCCAAGGCCGGGAAGCTCTACTCCGCCGACCAGATGCTCAGCGTCCGCACCCAGGCCAACTTCCTGCCGGTCCTCGCGGACGCGGGCCGGGTCAGCCAGATCCAGTACGGGCTGCCGTTCGTGGCCAGCACCCGGCTGCTCTTCTACAACAAGAAGCTCTTCGGCCAGGCCGGCCTCGACGCCCCGAAGACCTGGAGCGACATCGCGGGTGACGCCGCCGCGCTCAAGCAGCGCGGCGTGAAGTTCCCGTTCGCGCTGCCGCTGGGCCAGGAGGAGTCCCAGGCCGAGACGCTGATGTGGCTGCTCAGCGGCGGCGGTGGCTACACCGACGACGTCGGCTCGTACAACATCGACTCCGAAGAGAACATCAAGACGTTCGACTGGCTGAAGTCGAACCTCGTCGACAAGGGCCTCGTCGGCCCCGTCGCCCCCGGCAAGCTCAACCGGGCGAAGGCCTTCGCGGCGTTCACCGACGGCGACGTCGGCATGCTCAACGGCCATCCGACGCTGATGCAGGAGGCCCAGAAGAAGGGCGTGGACGTCGGCATGGTGCCGCTGCCCGGTATCACCGGGCCGAGCACCAGCTCGATGGGCGTCGCCGACTGGATCATGGGGTTCAAGCAGAACGGTCACCGCGTCGAGACGGGCAAGTTCTTCGACTTCATGTTCAGCGACAAGAACGTCATCGACTTCGCGGACACCTACGACATGCTGCCGGTCACCGACAGCGCCTCGGCCGCGATGGAGGCCGACCCCAAGTACAAGCCGCTGTACAAGTTCCTGGACGCGCTGCCGAACGCGCAGCTCTACCCGTTCGGGAAGACGTCCTGGGCCCAGGCCAGCGAGTCGATCAAGAAGAACATCGGTGAGGCGGTCGAGCCGGGCGCGAAGCCCGAGAGCGTACTGGGGCGCATAGCGCAGGAGTCCACGGCGGCGGAGAGCGCGGAGTAG
- a CDS encoding DUF3263 domain-containing protein produces MTALPPDTPDEPAPPAAGLSDRDRAVLAVERQSWAGPGAKERAIRERLGISPTRYYQLLNALLDDRRALEADPVTVNRLRRVREARRGRR; encoded by the coding sequence ATGACCGCCCTCCCCCCGGACACCCCCGACGAGCCCGCCCCGCCCGCTGCCGGCCTCTCGGACCGGGACCGCGCGGTGCTGGCGGTCGAGCGGCAGTCGTGGGCCGGGCCAGGGGCGAAGGAGCGGGCGATCCGGGAGCGGCTCGGCATCTCCCCGACCCGCTACTACCAACTGCTGAACGCCCTGCTGGACGACCGGCGGGCGCTGGAGGCCGACCCGGTCACGGTGAACCGGCTGCGGCGGGTGCGAGAGGCTCGGCGGGGGCGGCGGTGA